Proteins encoded together in one bacterium window:
- a CDS encoding metalloregulator ArsR/SmtB family transcription factor yields MSSDNLQKVFKTLSDPTRVRILALLAREELAVQELMEVLGMAQSRVSRHLGILREAGLLSDRRDGTFVFYRFEEPEAPAWRDAWGLVDRALRDDPAARRDGLAVARVLEARAARSRSFFDSVGPEWDALRKVWGDELLRARALTRLVPKGLRVVDVGTGTGVFALELAEAGLDVIAIDHSAAMLEAARSKFDELGSTSIELRVGDASDLPLEDGEVDAAFAHMVLQYLASPGEAVAEMARVTAPGGRVVVIDFVRHDREWMREELGVQWLGFPPEEIQTSLEAAGLEDIRVDVQPAASRGADLPETFIASAQRSQRKTSP; encoded by the coding sequence ATGAGCAGCGACAACCTCCAGAAGGTCTTCAAGACCCTCTCTGACCCCACCCGGGTGCGCATCCTGGCGCTCCTCGCCCGGGAGGAGCTCGCCGTCCAGGAGCTGATGGAGGTGCTCGGAATGGCCCAATCGCGGGTCTCGCGGCACCTCGGGATCCTCCGCGAAGCCGGCCTGCTCTCGGACCGACGAGATGGCACGTTCGTCTTCTACCGTTTCGAAGAGCCGGAGGCCCCAGCCTGGCGGGACGCCTGGGGGCTCGTCGACCGAGCGCTCCGGGACGATCCGGCGGCGCGCAGGGACGGCCTCGCGGTCGCGCGGGTGCTGGAAGCCCGGGCGGCTCGGAGCCGTTCCTTCTTCGATTCGGTCGGGCCCGAATGGGACGCGTTGCGCAAGGTCTGGGGAGACGAGCTGTTGCGCGCCCGTGCGCTGACGCGGCTCGTTCCCAAGGGGCTTCGGGTGGTGGACGTCGGAACGGGAACAGGCGTTTTCGCGCTGGAGCTCGCCGAGGCGGGCCTCGATGTCATCGCCATCGATCACTCGGCAGCGATGCTCGAAGCGGCTCGCAGCAAATTCGACGAGCTGGGCTCCACGTCGATCGAGCTGCGCGTTGGTGACGCTTCCGACCTGCCCCTCGAGGATGGTGAAGTCGATGCGGCCTTCGCCCACATGGTGCTTCAATACCTGGCCTCGCCCGGCGAAGCCGTAGCCGAGATGGCACGTGTCACGGCGCCAGGAGGACGCGTGGTCGTGATCGACTTCGTGCGCCACGATCGCGAATGGATGCGCGAAGAGCTGGGTGTCCAGTGGCTCGGCTTCCCGCCGGAAGAAATCCAGACATCTCTCGAGGCCGCCGGTCTCGAGGACATCCGTGTCGATGTGCAGCCCGCAGCCTCCCGAGGCGCAGATCTCCCCGAGACCTTCATCGCGAGTGCTCAGCGTTCGCAGAGAAAGACTTCTCCGTGA
- the gspN gene encoding type II secretion system protein GspN: MTSASLPAERGRLMRGLGIGLGCLLLTLVFAALQFPWNRLTPWLVGQVEQATGARIEVAQLGSGWAMGGPAADLQGLVLHMPGEAPLEIDRLRVRPALSASWFDGEPALAIDLSLGEGQVRGTVWPAGAAGFSGSFDDIYTADLPGALDLSSLPLDGSLSGDADVRHLENRWAGDVSILGSDGSLVLPGLPIALPFDEFSADFRLEEETGVELDSVRFEGPMASFDGEGTVALDPAGRPGALDLEIRVWGVDPSLRGMAESQGFRLGASGEAEISLSGTANAPQIDIH, encoded by the coding sequence GTGACTTCGGCCAGCCTTCCCGCCGAACGCGGCAGGCTGATGCGCGGCCTCGGGATCGGCTTGGGATGTCTGCTGCTGACCCTGGTCTTTGCAGCCCTCCAGTTCCCCTGGAATCGGCTCACGCCTTGGCTGGTCGGCCAGGTGGAGCAGGCCACCGGCGCTCGCATCGAGGTGGCTCAGCTCGGAAGCGGGTGGGCGATGGGTGGACCAGCTGCGGATCTGCAGGGGCTCGTGCTTCACATGCCCGGTGAAGCTCCCCTCGAGATCGATCGTCTGCGCGTACGCCCCGCCCTCTCGGCCTCCTGGTTCGACGGTGAGCCCGCCCTTGCGATCGACCTTTCGCTTGGCGAGGGGCAGGTGCGCGGAACGGTCTGGCCTGCGGGAGCCGCAGGGTTCTCCGGAAGCTTCGATGACATCTACACGGCCGACCTGCCCGGCGCGCTCGACCTCTCGAGCCTGCCGCTCGACGGCTCCTTGTCCGGCGATGCGGACGTGCGACACCTGGAAAATCGCTGGGCTGGCGATGTGTCGATCCTGGGGAGCGACGGCAGTCTGGTCCTTCCCGGGCTACCGATCGCCCTTCCCTTCGACGAGTTCTCGGCCGATTTCCGCCTGGAAGAGGAGACGGGGGTGGAACTCGACAGCGTTCGCTTCGAAGGCCCCATGGCCTCCTTCGATGGGGAGGGGACGGTGGCTCTCGACCCGGCCGGCCGGCCCGGCGCCCTGGATCTGGAGATCCGCGTCTGGGGCGTTGACCCGTCCCTGCGGGGGATGGCAGAAAGCCAGGGCTTCCGACTGGGCGCCAGCGGAGAAGCGGAGATCTCGTTGAGCGGCACGGCGAACGCGCCGCAGATCGACATTCACTGA
- a CDS encoding type II secretion system protein M, which produces MKGLWNRLVDAWGELSARERTLVGGAGVALAIALFYLAIIGPALDFAADARQRAVAAEEQLRAVQALRARYDLIDAPLRKVRERISGGAQGEIFTTLEELARESAVKVASMEPRTSSASDAYEETKVQVVLKSQTLAQVVNYLHRIESAAQLLSIKTLRIRTRADKPELLDVTFTVSSFERIQS; this is translated from the coding sequence ATGAAAGGCTTGTGGAACCGCCTGGTCGATGCCTGGGGCGAACTCAGCGCGCGCGAGCGCACGTTGGTTGGCGGCGCCGGTGTTGCCCTGGCCATCGCGCTCTTCTACCTGGCCATCATCGGCCCGGCGCTCGATTTCGCAGCCGACGCTCGGCAACGCGCCGTGGCTGCAGAAGAACAGCTCCGCGCCGTACAGGCCCTGCGCGCAAGATACGATTTGATCGACGCTCCGCTGCGCAAGGTTCGCGAGCGGATCAGCGGCGGTGCCCAGGGCGAGATCTTCACCACCCTCGAAGAGCTGGCCCGGGAGAGCGCGGTGAAGGTCGCGTCCATGGAGCCGCGCACCTCGTCGGCCAGCGATGCCTACGAAGAGACCAAGGTCCAGGTCGTGCTCAAGAGCCAGACCCTTGCGCAGGTCGTCAACTACCTGCACCGCATCGAATCCGCAGCCCAGCTGCTCTCGATCAAGACCCTGCGCATCCGCACCCGTGCGGACAAGCCGGAACTGCTGGATGTCACCTTCACGGTCTCGTCCTTCGAGCGCATCCAGTCGTGA
- a CDS encoding pilus assembly protein PilM, which yields MARRILGLDLGSHAIKAVEMRQTLRDLEVVQLRTLSLDDPSPSLAVEIREFLQLHDLPTSGAVVALAGDRVSSRRLSFPFRDKRKIGPAVPFELESQVPFELDDFVVDWEVVADQREQTEVAATLAPRSEVTLLLDMLHEAGVEVRIVEAEGLVLANLASAFELPGPRLLVDIGHRKTTLCLCLDGHGIAARTLPVGGEAITRAVAKDRGLGEIEAERLKIEQGIFGGAGRPECLKAVEVIDRLAREMLRTLGSAEELLDQAGDNLPPPQIVLMGGSARLHELDRYLSERTSVQAIRLPLPKGEMGAALLAGGDPMVFGPATALALRGSAQAVSRMNFRKDEFAKRVDLRQVSRDLRPTAMLAGLALLLGGASLGTDAFLQGQRAKRAEVAAQEIYSQILPGPVPGNLVAAMQTALRDAEKEADTLGVFGGHLSALDILTELSQRVPPDLGVVFEQLSIDRQVIQIKGHLPEYGGVDRLEKALTQAPLFRSLTVGDITGDTRRGGTTFSVRISLAPPESTQ from the coding sequence ATGGCCAGGCGCATCCTGGGGCTCGACCTGGGAAGCCACGCAATCAAGGCCGTGGAGATGCGTCAGACGCTCCGCGACCTGGAGGTCGTGCAGCTTCGCACGCTCTCGCTCGATGATCCGTCGCCCTCGTTGGCGGTGGAGATTCGCGAGTTCCTCCAGCTCCACGATCTACCCACGAGTGGGGCTGTGGTGGCACTCGCCGGTGATCGCGTTTCGAGTCGCAGGCTCAGCTTTCCGTTCCGCGACAAACGCAAGATCGGGCCGGCCGTGCCCTTCGAACTGGAATCCCAGGTGCCCTTCGAACTGGACGACTTCGTCGTCGATTGGGAAGTCGTGGCAGACCAGCGCGAGCAGACGGAAGTCGCCGCGACCCTGGCGCCGCGTAGCGAAGTCACGTTGCTGCTCGACATGCTGCACGAGGCCGGGGTCGAAGTCCGCATCGTCGAGGCCGAAGGGCTCGTACTGGCGAACCTGGCGAGTGCCTTCGAGCTTCCCGGTCCGCGGCTCCTCGTCGACATCGGCCACCGCAAGACGACGCTATGCCTCTGTCTCGATGGCCACGGCATCGCCGCACGCACCCTGCCCGTTGGAGGTGAGGCCATCACCCGGGCCGTTGCAAAGGATCGGGGCCTCGGCGAGATCGAGGCCGAACGGCTCAAGATCGAGCAGGGCATCTTCGGTGGCGCCGGTCGACCCGAATGCCTCAAGGCGGTCGAAGTCATCGATCGCCTGGCCCGCGAGATGCTGCGCACCCTCGGCTCGGCAGAAGAACTTCTCGATCAGGCCGGAGACAACCTCCCGCCCCCGCAAATCGTCCTGATGGGCGGCTCGGCCCGCCTCCACGAGCTGGATCGCTACCTCTCCGAGCGCACGTCGGTGCAGGCCATACGGTTGCCCCTGCCCAAGGGTGAGATGGGTGCCGCCCTGCTGGCCGGCGGAGATCCGATGGTCTTCGGGCCGGCGACCGCCCTGGCATTGCGCGGCAGCGCCCAGGCCGTCTCGCGCATGAATTTCCGCAAGGACGAGTTCGCGAAGCGAGTCGACCTGCGGCAGGTGAGCCGCGATCTCCGGCCGACCGCGATGCTCGCAGGCCTTGCCCTGCTGCTTGGCGGTGCATCCCTGGGAACCGACGCGTTCCTCCAAGGCCAACGCGCCAAGCGCGCAGAGGTCGCGGCCCAGGAGATCTACAGCCAGATCCTGCCCGGTCCGGTACCGGGCAACCTGGTCGCCGCGATGCAGACGGCATTGCGCGACGCGGAAAAAGAAGCCGACACCTTGGGTGTCTTCGGCGGCCACCTCTCGGCCCTCGACATCCTTACGGAACTCTCCCAGCGTGTGCCTCCGGACCTGGGCGTGGTCTTCGAACAACTCTCGATCGATCGCCAGGTGATCCAGATCAAAGGACACCTGCCCGAGTACGGCGGGGTCGACCGGCTGGAGAAGGCCCTCACCCAAGCTCCGCTCTTCCGCTCTCTCACCGTCGGCGATATCACCGGCGATACCCGACGCGGCGGCACCACCTTCAGTGTGCGCATCTCACTCGCACCTCCGGAGAGCACGCAATGA
- the gspK gene encoding type II secretion system minor pseudopilin GspK, which translates to MQTTGKRRAGLALLAVMFFILLAVSGIATFLRRATIDGMVVRNRDFSARSEVLARGGIRLATALLLQDRLDETEAAFRAETRHELWAQVGASPLLVKDGGELRLRIEDAGARLNLNALVQDGTVRDELAEGFLVEVLDRVIQEIPGGDEERSYDAEELAQNLLDYLDEDNVGITGSLEDDYYQRQEPSYRAANRPLLSVDELGLVQGFSGPLVEALRPYVSVYPLTGGDGINPNTAAPWVLALLYHGTTSDYRLAVADTVRDILELREAGDVLCESSEGSECIAVGEAIEGEIFPPLTFQTDVFRVEARARYGDVERTVTAWLDRSDPAEPHWLAWDIR; encoded by the coding sequence ATGCAAACCACCGGGAAACGTCGCGCCGGTCTCGCCCTTCTCGCGGTGATGTTCTTCATCCTGCTCGCCGTGAGCGGCATCGCCACGTTCTTGCGCCGCGCGACGATCGACGGAATGGTCGTCCGCAATCGCGATTTCAGCGCGCGCTCGGAGGTCCTGGCCCGGGGCGGAATCCGCCTGGCCACTGCGCTTCTGCTGCAAGATCGCCTGGACGAAACCGAGGCCGCCTTCCGGGCGGAAACCCGCCATGAGTTGTGGGCCCAGGTGGGCGCTTCACCTCTCCTCGTGAAGGACGGCGGCGAACTCCGGCTGCGCATCGAGGATGCCGGCGCCCGGTTGAACCTGAACGCACTGGTACAAGACGGCACGGTCCGAGACGAACTTGCAGAGGGCTTCCTCGTCGAGGTTCTGGATCGGGTCATCCAGGAAATCCCCGGTGGGGACGAAGAACGGAGCTACGACGCCGAGGAGCTGGCCCAGAACCTCCTCGACTATCTGGACGAGGACAACGTGGGAATCACCGGATCCCTCGAGGACGACTACTACCAACGTCAGGAGCCCTCCTATCGGGCCGCAAACCGGCCCCTGCTCTCGGTCGATGAACTCGGCCTGGTCCAGGGCTTCAGCGGCCCGCTGGTCGAGGCGCTTCGGCCCTACGTGTCGGTCTACCCCCTCACCGGGGGAGACGGCATCAACCCCAACACGGCCGCACCCTGGGTGCTTGCCCTGCTCTACCACGGCACCACCAGCGACTATCGGCTGGCCGTCGCCGACACCGTTCGCGACATCCTGGAGCTGCGGGAGGCCGGGGACGTCTTGTGTGAGAGTTCCGAGGGAAGCGAGTGCATCGCGGTCGGCGAAGCCATCGAAGGCGAGATCTTCCCGCCGCTCACGTTTCAGACCGATGTGTTTCGCGTCGAGGCCCGGGCCCGCTACGGTGATGTAGAACGCACCGTGACCGCCTGGCTCGATCGAAGTGATCCGGCCGAGCCGCACTGGCTCGCTTGGGACATCCGATGA
- a CDS encoding prepilin-type N-terminal cleavage/methylation domain-containing protein produces MRRGFTLLEVMVAIMALGIAVTMLTRTAVDGMRLEGDAYRRLGASRVAGQLMADLESGMIGGVVPEVGQRELEVEGFVVVVEASPVEPSDLGIDLGDRDRDSGPLTALVGDDRQSTGPPLLEIQIAVTWQEGLYTQEVRRTTFSFDAASVASDLPSEEEADADDAEDFEP; encoded by the coding sequence ATGCGACGCGGCTTCACCTTGCTCGAAGTCATGGTCGCGATCATGGCACTGGGCATCGCGGTCACGATGCTGACCCGCACCGCGGTTGACGGCATGCGCCTCGAAGGGGACGCCTATCGTCGGCTCGGTGCATCCCGGGTGGCCGGCCAACTGATGGCCGACCTGGAGAGTGGAATGATCGGGGGAGTCGTACCCGAGGTGGGACAACGCGAACTCGAGGTCGAAGGTTTCGTCGTGGTCGTCGAGGCCAGCCCGGTCGAGCCCAGCGATCTGGGGATCGACTTGGGCGACAGGGACCGCGATTCCGGCCCGCTGACCGCCCTGGTCGGGGACGACCGCCAAAGCACGGGCCCACCTCTCCTCGAAATCCAGATCGCCGTGACCTGGCAGGAGGGCCTCTACACCCAGGAGGTGCGCCGCACCACGTTCAGCTTCGATGCGGCCAGTGTGGCATCCGATCTGCCAAGCGAAGAAGAAGCCGACGCAGACGACGCCGAGGACTTCGAGCCGTGA
- a CDS encoding prepilin-type N-terminal cleavage/methylation domain-containing protein, whose translation MQPRRPPSGGFTLIETIAVVLLIALVAAAAIPNLGLRSGRASLQEAESLGALLAFGRQRAVMTGRPQRVILDLDAQRYWLESLGATAGDTGEPEEGWAEARELPLVAPRGEETRYAPAAGPSGRPYAPARGVWLTAVETSEGRIERGQISVPFAWDGSSEATQVWIEADGGNRVLLNLPPLADRIGIERVDG comes from the coding sequence ATGCAACCGCGCCGCCCCCCTTCCGGCGGGTTCACCCTGATCGAGACGATCGCGGTGGTGCTGCTGATCGCGCTGGTGGCGGCCGCCGCGATTCCGAACCTCGGCTTGCGTTCGGGACGCGCGAGCCTGCAGGAAGCGGAATCCCTGGGAGCCCTGCTCGCGTTCGGGCGCCAGCGCGCAGTCATGACCGGCCGGCCCCAGCGGGTGATCCTGGATCTGGACGCCCAGCGCTACTGGCTCGAGAGCCTTGGAGCCACGGCAGGGGATACTGGCGAACCCGAAGAAGGCTGGGCGGAGGCCCGCGAACTACCCCTGGTTGCACCCCGCGGCGAGGAAACCCGCTACGCGCCCGCGGCGGGCCCCTCCGGCCGGCCGTATGCACCCGCACGTGGGGTCTGGCTCACCGCTGTCGAAACTTCCGAAGGCCGCATCGAGCGCGGCCAGATATCCGTACCCTTCGCCTGGGACGGCAGCAGCGAGGCCACGCAGGTCTGGATCGAAGCCGACGGCGGCAACAGGGTCCTCCTGAACCTTCCTCCCCTGGCCGATCGAATCGGAATCGAGCGCGTCGATGGTTAG
- the gspG gene encoding type II secretion system major pseudopilin GspG, whose translation MSTPDLHDVRRRRSRRQRGFSLIEIMAVVVIMALLMGLVGTAVFDRINVARIQTTKVQIKTIESALAFYQMDTGRFPTSEQGLGALITRPTAGPEARNYRPGGYLSSKTLPLDAWGEAFLYQSPGNHNPEQFDIWSLGADGQPGGSDTNGDIGNWDAQAG comes from the coding sequence ATGTCCACCCCCGACCTCCACGACGTGCGCCGCCGCCGCTCCCGTCGCCAACGAGGCTTCTCGCTGATCGAGATCATGGCGGTGGTCGTGATCATGGCCTTGCTGATGGGCCTGGTCGGTACCGCCGTCTTCGATCGCATCAACGTCGCGCGCATCCAGACGACGAAGGTGCAGATCAAGACGATCGAATCGGCCCTGGCGTTCTATCAGATGGACACGGGGCGCTTTCCGACCAGCGAGCAAGGGCTGGGTGCCCTGATCACACGCCCGACGGCGGGTCCCGAGGCGCGGAACTACCGCCCTGGGGGCTACCTGTCGAGCAAGACCCTGCCCCTCGACGCCTGGGGTGAGGCCTTCCTGTATCAGTCGCCGGGGAACCACAACCCGGAACAGTTCGATATCTGGTCCCTCGGTGCCGACGGCCAGCCCGGCGGCTCCGACACGAACGGCGACATCGGCAACTGGGACGCCCAGGCAGGCTGA
- the gspF gene encoding type II secretion system inner membrane protein GspF, whose amino-acid sequence MPVYQFKGVTEGGRATKGFVDADSDRTARQKLRRDGVFLTELLESSAAATPTRTHSQASTPSKRTALFKRVSGTDLALATRQLATLLGAGIPLVESLGALTEQIENARLKSVFSIVRDRVNEGASLADAMASAGPFNNLFVSMVRAGETGGALETVLDRLADYLEGQVRTANKVISILLYPAVMMLVAVAVVIVLVTIVLPQITQLLESLDRELPIYTRAVIGLSDFLRSWWWAVGIGLVGGITALRAFIATEKGRYRWDGFLLRIPLFGKIVRQLAISRFTRTLSTLLAGGIPIVRSLDISRHVAANAVIGEAVEEARTSITGGASIAAPLRASGHFPPLVTHMVDVGERSGDLAGMLAKVADTYEEQVENTVTRITALLEPLLILVMVGVVLVIMLSTLVPLLELTSSIQ is encoded by the coding sequence GTGCCGGTCTATCAATTCAAAGGCGTTACCGAAGGCGGCCGCGCGACGAAGGGATTCGTCGACGCGGATAGCGACCGGACCGCCCGCCAGAAGCTTCGCCGCGACGGCGTCTTCCTGACCGAGCTGCTGGAAAGCTCGGCGGCCGCGACACCCACGCGGACCCACAGCCAGGCCAGCACGCCCTCCAAGAGGACCGCTCTCTTCAAACGTGTCTCGGGCACCGACCTGGCCCTGGCGACCCGCCAACTCGCCACCTTGTTAGGTGCGGGTATTCCGCTGGTCGAATCCCTCGGAGCCCTGACCGAGCAGATCGAAAACGCGCGCTTGAAGAGCGTTTTCAGCATCGTTCGCGACCGGGTGAACGAAGGCGCCAGCCTGGCCGACGCGATGGCTTCCGCCGGCCCCTTCAACAATCTCTTCGTCAGCATGGTGCGCGCCGGCGAAACCGGTGGTGCCCTCGAAACCGTCCTCGACCGGTTGGCCGACTACCTGGAAGGCCAGGTGCGAACCGCCAACAAGGTCATTTCGATCTTGCTGTATCCGGCCGTGATGATGCTCGTCGCCGTCGCGGTGGTGATCGTCCTGGTCACGATCGTGCTGCCGCAGATCACCCAGCTGCTCGAGAGCCTCGACCGCGAACTGCCGATCTACACGAGAGCCGTGATCGGTCTCTCCGATTTCCTGCGCAGCTGGTGGTGGGCCGTGGGAATCGGGCTCGTCGGAGGCATCACCGCCCTTCGCGCCTTCATCGCCACCGAGAAGGGGCGTTACCGCTGGGACGGCTTCCTCCTGCGGATCCCGCTCTTCGGCAAGATCGTTCGCCAGCTCGCCATTTCACGCTTCACGCGCACCCTCTCAACACTGCTGGCCGGTGGCATTCCGATCGTGCGCTCTCTCGATATCTCGCGGCACGTGGCCGCCAACGCGGTGATCGGAGAGGCGGTCGAAGAAGCCCGCACCTCGATCACCGGCGGCGCTTCCATCGCCGCACCGCTGCGGGCCAGCGGCCACTTCCCTCCCCTCGTCACGCATATGGTCGACGTCGGAGAACGCAGCGGCGATCTCGCCGGAATGCTCGCCAAGGTGGCCGACACCTACGAGGAGCAGGTGGAGAACACGGTCACCCGCATCACCGCCTTGCTCGAGCCCCTTCTGATCCTGGTCATGGTCGGCGTGGTGTTGGTCATCATGCTCTCGACGCTCGTACCGCTGCTCGAGCTCACCAGCTCGATCCAATGA
- the gspE gene encoding type II secretion system ATPase GspE codes for MNPIDERLGLREVLLRTTPLTLDQLEEALRRQQDEGGRLTEHLLRLGFLSEDQLLGAIGNQLGLKVRPSITPDDVDEVLAEKLPIAFAKTHGLLPVGRTDDGSVRIAISNPYDTACLDDLRLLFDGADIETELVGRREVMAAINQVYDRGGAGALDSILEDAADDFAAVASELSAEPEDLLDADDEAPIIRLVDSLVQQAVKERASDIHIEPFEKEIRVRFRVDNMLYEPVSPLPKALLPSVVSRIKILGGLDIAEKRLPQDGRIRLKIAGRDYDVRLSTVPVAHGERLVLRLLPRTTDMLDLEHLGFDKQKLEVWNRLIQRPNGIILVTGPTGSGKTTTLYGALSRVNRNDTNIITIDDPVEIQLPGVGQIEVNPKIGLTFASALRTVLRQDPNVVLVGEIRDLETAEIAIQASLTGHLVFSTLHTNDAPSAITRLVDMGVEAYLVASSLSAVLAQRLVRVLCKECRVAYEPTPEELAEVGIRAKDKLQIYRAAGCSQCHDTGYAGRVGIFELMIVDDAIRNLVTQNVDAKAIKRLAAQSGMQTLRVDGARKVLAGVTSLEEVVRATEEEEGMAAA; via the coding sequence TTGAACCCCATCGACGAGCGCCTGGGCCTGCGTGAGGTCCTGTTGCGGACCACGCCGCTGACCCTCGACCAGCTCGAGGAAGCCCTTCGCCGCCAGCAGGACGAAGGCGGCCGGTTGACCGAGCATCTGCTGCGCCTGGGCTTCTTGTCCGAGGACCAGCTGCTCGGGGCCATCGGCAACCAGCTCGGCCTGAAGGTCCGACCTTCGATCACGCCCGACGATGTGGACGAGGTGTTGGCAGAGAAGCTGCCGATTGCCTTTGCCAAGACCCACGGTCTGCTGCCCGTCGGCCGCACCGACGACGGTTCGGTACGCATCGCCATCTCCAACCCCTACGACACCGCCTGCCTCGACGACCTGCGCCTGCTCTTCGACGGCGCAGACATCGAGACCGAACTGGTCGGACGCCGCGAAGTGATGGCGGCCATCAACCAGGTCTACGATCGGGGCGGAGCCGGCGCTCTCGATTCGATTCTCGAAGATGCGGCGGACGACTTCGCTGCGGTCGCCAGCGAACTTTCTGCCGAGCCCGAGGATCTGCTCGACGCCGATGACGAGGCGCCGATCATCCGCCTGGTCGATTCACTCGTGCAGCAGGCGGTGAAGGAGCGGGCCAGCGATATCCACATCGAGCCCTTCGAGAAGGAGATCCGCGTCCGCTTCCGGGTCGACAACATGCTCTACGAACCGGTCAGCCCGCTGCCGAAGGCGTTGCTTCCTTCGGTCGTGTCGCGCATCAAGATCCTCGGCGGTCTCGATATCGCGGAGAAACGCCTTCCGCAGGATGGGCGGATCCGCCTCAAGATCGCCGGTCGCGATTACGACGTGCGCCTCTCGACCGTTCCCGTCGCCCACGGTGAGCGTCTGGTCCTTCGGCTCTTGCCGCGCACCACCGACATGCTCGATCTCGAGCACCTGGGCTTCGACAAGCAGAAGCTCGAGGTGTGGAACAGGCTCATCCAGCGCCCGAACGGCATCATCCTGGTGACAGGCCCGACCGGTAGTGGCAAGACCACCACCCTCTACGGCGCGCTCTCCCGCGTGAACCGCAACGATACGAATATCATCACCATCGACGATCCGGTCGAGATCCAGCTACCTGGCGTGGGCCAGATCGAGGTCAACCCGAAGATCGGCCTGACCTTCGCCAGCGCTCTCCGCACCGTGCTGCGCCAGGATCCGAATGTGGTGCTGGTCGGCGAGATCCGCGATCTCGAGACCGCAGAGATCGCGATCCAGGCCTCCCTCACAGGCCACCTGGTGTTCTCGACCCTGCATACCAACGATGCCCCGAGTGCCATTACCCGGCTCGTGGACATGGGCGTCGAGGCCTACCTGGTCGCTTCCTCGCTCTCGGCCGTACTCGCCCAGCGATTGGTCCGTGTGCTCTGCAAGGAATGTCGTGTCGCCTACGAGCCCACCCCCGAGGAGTTGGCCGAGGTCGGCATCCGTGCCAAGGACAAGCTCCAGATCTACCGCGCAGCCGGTTGCTCTCAGTGCCACGATACCGGCTATGCCGGGCGTGTCGGCATTTTCGAACTCATGATCGTGGACGACGCCATCCGCAACCTCGTAACCCAGAACGTCGACGCCAAGGCGATCAAACGCCTGGCGGCGCAGAGCGGCATGCAGACCCTGCGTGTCGACGGGGCCCGCAAGGTACTCGCCGGAGTGACCTCCCTGGAGGAGGTCGTGCGCGCCACGGAAGAAGAGGAAGGGATGGCCGCGGCCTGA